One region of Chryseobacterium sp. SORGH_AS_0447 genomic DNA includes:
- a CDS encoding serine hydrolase: MKSIFKLTLIILTATLFGNNVFAQSDHKVTGKSTIDSLIGNKMKTTGIVGLSASIIVDKKVVWTNGYGYADRENHIPFTPSTVMNIASISKTFTGFCIMKAVEQGRVSLDEDINRYLPFKVVNPNFPDEKITLRQLATHTSSLADRYPFYTDSTYYKPGHKAEPLGEFLRNYFVPGGKHYSMDNFLKVKPGTHRDYSNIASGLAGYIVELRTGMKLNNYAKKYIFNPLNMENTGWALSEVDVRKHAKLYEKKEGSIVQIPLYEGITYPDGGVRTSVRELSKFFITLLNDGSYGKKRILKKELAEEMLRFQYTEKNKPDNVNISKLNSGIFWATKLGGTRIGHNGSDPGVRTFMLSDVNKEVGVIVFFNTSLEEKDEDQFFEIYEALYKYGLELKKNSN, translated from the coding sequence ATGAAATCAATTTTTAAATTAACTTTAATCATCTTAACGGCAACTTTATTTGGCAACAACGTTTTTGCCCAATCCGATCATAAGGTAACGGGAAAATCAACAATTGACAGCCTGATCGGGAATAAAATGAAAACAACAGGCATCGTCGGTCTGTCAGCCTCCATCATTGTCGATAAGAAAGTGGTCTGGACAAACGGTTACGGGTATGCAGACCGGGAAAACCATATACCTTTTACGCCGTCAACGGTTATGAATATTGCTTCAATAAGTAAAACCTTTACCGGATTCTGCATCATGAAGGCGGTGGAACAGGGAAGAGTTTCACTTGATGAAGATATCAACCGCTATCTGCCCTTTAAGGTGGTGAATCCCAATTTTCCGGATGAAAAAATAACCCTGAGACAACTGGCTACCCATACTTCAAGCTTGGCAGACAGATATCCGTTCTACACAGACAGCACGTATTATAAACCCGGGCATAAAGCAGAGCCATTGGGCGAATTTCTGAGAAACTACTTTGTACCTGGCGGTAAACATTACTCCATGGACAATTTTTTAAAGGTGAAGCCGGGAACGCATCGTGATTATTCTAACATCGCCTCCGGTCTGGCAGGATATATCGTCGAACTAAGAACCGGCATGAAACTAAATAATTATGCAAAAAAGTATATTTTCAACCCATTAAACATGGAAAATACCGGCTGGGCGCTGAGTGAGGTTGATGTGAGGAAGCATGCTAAATTATATGAGAAAAAAGAGGGGAGTATCGTCCAAATTCCTTTATATGAAGGAATAACGTATCCTGACGGTGGTGTGAGGACCTCTGTCCGGGAACTGTCTAAATTTTTTATAACCTTGTTAAACGACGGCTCCTATGGAAAGAAGAGGATTCTGAAAAAGGAATTGGCGGAAGAAATGCTCCGGTTTCAATACACGGAAAAGAATAAACCGGATAATGTCAATATCAGTAAGCTCAACTCCGGAATTTTTTGGGCGACCAAACTGGGCGGAACAAGAATTGGGCACAACGGTTCGGATCCCGGCGTCAGAACGTTTATGCTTTCGGATGTAAATAAAGAAGTAGGGGTGATTGTATTTTTCAATACCTCTTTAGAGGAAAAGGATGAAGATCAGTTTTTTGAAATATATGAAGCGCTTTATAAATACGGATTAGAATTAAAGAAAAACTCCAATTAA
- a CDS encoding LytTR family DNA-binding domain-containing protein — translation MIKIVIIEDEIPARKKLKRFIDGLNLDTEIIAELDTVQSAITFLKAHQPDLIFSDIELLDGNAFEIYNEVPVSCPIIFTTAYDQFWMDAFDSNGIAYLLKPFSKEHFRKAWDKYLLLTKSRPKEQTSLDDLAELIRQNLSGEPYKKRFSISSIQGIYFLETVNIAFFEAEEGTVFAHDKTGKRHLLSVSTLKELESQLKPKDFFRINRSEIVQKICIESIQRYNKNILAVKVTGHKIYLKTSQNTTAAFREWVEQ, via the coding sequence ATGATAAAGATCGTCATTATAGAAGATGAAATTCCGGCGAGGAAAAAACTGAAACGGTTTATTGACGGATTGAATCTCGATACGGAAATTATCGCGGAATTAGATACCGTGCAGTCTGCCATAACATTTCTGAAAGCTCATCAGCCTGACCTCATTTTCTCAGATATCGAGCTGCTGGACGGAAATGCCTTTGAAATATATAACGAGGTTCCCGTGAGCTGTCCCATCATTTTTACCACCGCCTATGACCAGTTCTGGATGGATGCCTTCGACAGCAACGGAATTGCTTATTTGCTGAAACCCTTTTCCAAAGAACATTTCCGGAAAGCCTGGGATAAGTATCTCCTGCTTACGAAATCCCGTCCCAAAGAACAGACTTCACTGGATGACCTGGCAGAGCTGATCAGACAGAATTTATCCGGCGAACCATATAAAAAACGCTTCAGCATCAGCAGCATTCAGGGGATCTATTTTCTGGAAACCGTAAATATTGCATTTTTTGAGGCTGAGGAAGGTACAGTTTTCGCCCACGATAAAACAGGAAAAAGACATCTTTTATCAGTATCTACGCTGAAGGAATTGGAAAGTCAGCTAAAACCGAAAGATTTTTTCCGGATCAACCGAAGTGAAATTGTTCAGAAGATCTGTATTGAAAGTATACAGCGTTACAACAAAAATATACTGGCGGTAAAGGTAACAGGACATAAAATTTATCTTAAAACCAGCCAGAACACTACGGCTGCTTTCCGGGAATGGGTGGAGCAATAG
- a CDS encoding sensor histidine kinase → MISILKKAYQNRYFLLFILVFAYVQSIYIRMIVRREIDAYIFTPEAALATLLNAGLLFWVILYFIKKWQVSNVLNTMILLKIFIASLLTYMISMKIIGLLLALIFDTVERNFNKDAFTYSLFSDLLDGIIYGGFFLAYYYHHHSRKQYEKLMIYNDALAKSKINQLKNQLNPHFLFNNLNILDQFIEEDKEKASDFLNEFAEIYRYVLKVSEKELVSLNEEAAFARQYFNLFQYRYGKAYRLNLDVKDSNGFIVPLTLQLLIENAIQHNLGTEDDPVEITIRIDESIQAFNNIRLKRNAKPVSGRALKNLEEQYRILTQKPLEVNRSADRFSIRIPIIHSLSI, encoded by the coding sequence ATGATTAGTATTCTCAAAAAAGCATATCAAAACAGATATTTTCTGTTGTTTATTCTGGTCTTTGCTTATGTACAGTCGATATACATCCGCATGATAGTCCGGAGGGAAATCGATGCTTACATTTTTACGCCGGAAGCTGCTCTCGCTACACTGCTGAATGCAGGTCTCCTGTTTTGGGTAATTCTTTACTTCATTAAAAAATGGCAGGTTTCGAACGTATTAAACACCATGATACTGCTGAAAATATTTATAGCATCCCTCCTGACATATATGATATCCATGAAAATCATAGGCTTGCTGTTGGCTCTTATTTTCGATACTGTAGAAAGAAATTTCAACAAGGACGCTTTTACTTATTCGCTGTTTTCTGATTTGCTGGACGGTATAATTTACGGAGGTTTTTTCCTTGCGTATTATTATCATCATCACAGCAGGAAACAGTATGAAAAGTTGATGATTTATAATGATGCACTGGCCAAAAGCAAAATTAACCAGTTAAAGAACCAGCTGAACCCGCATTTCCTTTTTAATAACCTTAATATCCTGGATCAGTTTATTGAAGAGGATAAAGAAAAAGCATCTGACTTCCTGAACGAATTTGCAGAAATCTATCGCTATGTCTTAAAGGTTTCCGAAAAAGAACTGGTAAGCCTGAATGAAGAAGCCGCTTTTGCCAGGCAGTATTTTAACCTGTTCCAATACCGTTACGGAAAAGCCTATCGGCTCAACCTTGATGTAAAAGACAGCAATGGTTTTATTGTTCCTTTGACCCTGCAGCTCCTGATCGAAAATGCAATACAGCACAATCTGGGTACGGAAGACGATCCTGTGGAAATCACCATCCGAATTGATGAATCTATTCAGGCCTTTAACAATATCCGTTTAAAAAGGAATGCCAAACCGGTATCGGGCCGGGCGCTGAAAAACCTGGAGGAACAGTACCGGATTTTGACGCAGAAGCCTCTCGAAGTCAACCGTTCAGCCGATAGGTTCTCTATACGAATTCCCATAATCCATTCACTTAGCATATGA
- a CDS encoding alkaline phosphatase produces MDRRTFLKGSTLLTGALAVSPADLFAGNPVMVSSDPKKAKNIIFMVSDGMSLGTLTMADLYSRNILGTTSHWMDLYHTGQVSRALMDTASASSIVTDSAAASSAFGGGVRVKNGVLNVGADGERYVPIWQKFKKSGKKAGCVTTVTITHATPAGFCVNSDSRNAEPEIAEMYHQLGLDVLMGGGDEFFNPDKRSDRKDVYEAYRQKGYQILKTKNDLKNVKKSGKILGVFTTGALPYTIDRKNLPDLQNSPALADMAKTAINQMKDHPEGFVLQIEGGKVDWAAHANDVAAIIHDQLAFDEAVKVAIDFAEKDQKTLVIITTDHGNANPGTIYGADATARFNSISNYTYSNEYILNAVKPDFNLQQIKDWIYETNKIRLTDEEGKHLLNFYMGLEKQESGLYNYKKLPYKAYSEIQQKHNNVGWISMDHSGDYVEVTAYGPGREFLSPFIKNTDLHQLMLKAGGLKMA; encoded by the coding sequence ATGGACAGACGTACATTTTTAAAAGGTTCTACACTTTTAACCGGAGCTCTCGCTGTAAGCCCTGCCGATCTTTTTGCCGGAAATCCGGTAATGGTTTCTTCAGATCCAAAAAAAGCTAAAAACATCATCTTTATGGTGAGTGACGGGATGAGCCTGGGAACCTTAACGATGGCGGATCTTTATTCCAGGAATATCCTCGGTACAACCAGCCACTGGATGGATCTTTATCATACAGGACAGGTAAGCCGTGCCTTAATGGATACGGCCTCTGCCAGTTCGATCGTAACGGATTCAGCCGCTGCGAGCTCTGCCTTCGGCGGCGGGGTGCGGGTTAAGAACGGGGTTCTCAACGTCGGTGCAGACGGAGAACGCTATGTCCCGATATGGCAGAAGTTTAAGAAATCAGGAAAAAAAGCAGGCTGTGTAACAACGGTAACCATTACCCATGCTACCCCGGCGGGTTTCTGTGTCAACTCCGACAGCAGAAACGCTGAGCCCGAAATTGCAGAAATGTATCACCAGCTCGGACTGGACGTACTGATGGGCGGAGGCGATGAATTTTTTAATCCCGATAAAAGATCGGATCGCAAAGATGTGTATGAAGCTTACCGGCAGAAAGGCTATCAGATCCTTAAAACGAAGAATGATTTAAAAAATGTCAAAAAATCCGGCAAGATTTTAGGTGTTTTCACTACGGGCGCATTGCCTTATACAATTGACCGGAAGAATCTCCCCGATTTGCAGAACAGCCCTGCCCTTGCGGATATGGCTAAAACAGCCATCAACCAGATGAAAGATCATCCTGAAGGGTTTGTGCTACAGATCGAAGGCGGCAAAGTAGATTGGGCTGCCCACGCCAATGATGTTGCAGCCATCATCCACGATCAGCTGGCGTTTGATGAAGCGGTGAAAGTGGCGATCGATTTCGCCGAAAAAGATCAGAAAACCCTTGTTATCATTACCACCGATCACGGCAATGCCAATCCGGGAACGATCTACGGAGCCGATGCCACTGCCAGGTTCAACAGCATTTCCAACTATACATATTCTAATGAGTATATTTTGAATGCCGTTAAGCCCGATTTTAATCTGCAACAGATCAAAGACTGGATTTATGAGACCAATAAGATCCGGCTGACTGATGAAGAAGGCAAGCATCTCCTCAACTTTTATATGGGACTGGAGAAACAGGAATCCGGATTGTATAACTACAAAAAGTTACCTTATAAAGCGTATTCGGAAATCCAGCAGAAACACAATAATGTCGGCTGGATCAGCATGGACCATTCGGGAGATTATGTGGAAGTTACTGCCTATGGTCCCGGAAGAGAATTCCTTTCACCCTTCATCAAAAATACAGATCTTCACCAGTTGATGCTGAAAGCGGGTGGACTTAAAATGGCTTAG
- a CDS encoding GTP-binding protein, producing MNHKLPVTVLSGFLGAGKTTLLNHILHNKEGLKVALIVNDMSEVNVDARLVANENTLSRTEEKLVEMSNGCICCTLREDLMVEVERLANEKRFDYLLIESSGISEPVPVAQTFSYIDEESGIDLSRFSYIDTMVTVVDCYNFEKDFGTNELLTDRELTDIKGDQRTIVNLLIDQIEFANVIILNKTDLVDADTVGFLKAALKKLNPEAKIIQSEFSKVNPGELVNTRLFDFEKAQHSAGWQKELAADSHTPETEEYGIGSFVFRDRRPFHPLRLWEYLNAHYPQGALRAKGLFWLASRPDDALNFSQAGGSFRLEKAGVWWSSMPLHYRVQYSAFLENQDFIEERWDKDWGDRINELVFIGQNLNQDQIQKDLEACLVNRFESKWVQEKRYFKDPFPQNI from the coding sequence ATGAACCACAAACTACCCGTAACCGTTCTGAGCGGCTTTTTAGGGGCCGGAAAAACCACACTGCTTAACCATATTCTTCATAATAAAGAAGGGCTAAAAGTAGCTTTGATCGTCAATGATATGAGTGAAGTGAACGTCGATGCAAGACTCGTAGCCAATGAAAACACATTATCCAGAACCGAAGAGAAGCTTGTGGAGATGAGCAACGGCTGTATCTGCTGTACGCTGAGAGAAGATCTGATGGTTGAGGTGGAACGCCTGGCAAATGAAAAACGTTTTGATTATCTGCTCATCGAAAGCAGCGGGATCAGCGAACCGGTTCCCGTTGCACAGACGTTTTCCTATATTGATGAAGAAAGCGGGATCGATTTATCAAGGTTCAGCTATATCGACACCATGGTTACGGTAGTAGACTGTTATAATTTTGAAAAGGATTTCGGAACGAATGAATTGCTTACCGACCGGGAATTAACCGATATAAAAGGGGATCAAAGAACAATAGTCAATCTTCTGATCGATCAGATCGAGTTTGCCAACGTCATCATCCTCAATAAGACCGACCTCGTTGATGCCGACACCGTAGGATTTCTGAAAGCAGCGTTAAAAAAGCTGAATCCCGAAGCAAAGATTATTCAGTCGGAATTCAGCAAAGTGAATCCCGGTGAACTTGTAAATACCAGATTATTTGATTTTGAGAAAGCGCAGCATTCCGCGGGATGGCAGAAAGAATTGGCGGCTGACAGTCATACTCCGGAGACTGAAGAATATGGGATCGGCTCATTTGTGTTCAGGGACCGCAGGCCTTTTCACCCGCTACGGCTGTGGGAATATCTCAATGCCCATTATCCTCAGGGAGCATTAAGGGCGAAAGGGTTATTCTGGCTGGCCTCCAGGCCGGACGACGCACTCAACTTTTCACAGGCCGGCGGTTCGTTCCGGTTGGAAAAAGCCGGCGTATGGTGGTCCAGTATGCCGCTTCATTACCGGGTGCAGTATTCCGCATTCCTGGAAAATCAGGATTTCATTGAAGAAAGATGGGATAAAGACTGGGGAGACCGGATCAATGAACTGGTTTTTATAGGACAAAACCTCAACCAAGACCAAATACAAAAAGATTTGGAGGCCTGTCTCGTCAATAGATTTGAATCGAAATGGGTGCAAGAAAAAAGATATTTTAAAGATCCTTTCCCACAAAATATTTAG
- a CDS encoding MerC domain-containing protein, giving the protein MKSKILDAVGISAAVLCLIHCVVFPLLLIVPLGISHNPFVDLAFLLIGAVVVYRISKKTANQWLKVLFALSIMLISISVFSDMIFEIHLPLIYFGAAGLIAAHLINFNNHKH; this is encoded by the coding sequence ATGAAATCAAAAATTTTAGATGCTGTCGGAATATCAGCCGCTGTACTTTGTTTGATTCACTGTGTTGTATTTCCGTTATTACTGATTGTTCCCCTGGGAATTTCGCATAATCCGTTCGTAGATCTGGCATTCCTGCTGATTGGTGCTGTTGTGGTTTACCGGATCTCAAAAAAAACGGCTAACCAATGGCTGAAAGTATTATTTGCCCTGTCCATCATGCTGATCTCAATTTCCGTTTTTTCGGATATGATTTTTGAAATCCACTTACCGCTTATTTACTTCGGTGCGGCGGGTCTGATTGCCGCGCACCTTATCAACTTCAATAACCATAAACATTAA
- a CDS encoding alpha/beta hydrolase, whose amino-acid sequence MKHNIFKWTLAMSTLVLTFSCSKKSDAKESQNMTTGDSAKTTAIKPTGTAPEWGKTMKPEMLAVIEKLGSYGDKPIETLTAQEARKNHTPTDAVMDLVKENNITVPAPKVDTTGTNIDVTGGKIHLRMYTPKTGNGPFPVIVYYHGGGFVIADLDVYNASAQGLAEQTGAIVVSVAYRQAPEHKFPTAHNDAFAAYEWVVKNAAGFKGDPKKIAVAGESAGGNLAANVSIMARDKKIMLPLHQILVYPIAQSDMNTESYVKYANAKPLNKAMMAWFTKNYVNSMDEAKDPRISLVNANLKGLLPPTTIITAEIDPLNQDGKMLAEKLSAAGVTVDSKDYTGVTHEFFGMAIIVPEAKQAQAYAVEKLKAAFK is encoded by the coding sequence ATGAAACACAACATTTTTAAATGGACGCTTGCCATGAGCACTTTAGTCCTGACTTTTTCATGCTCCAAGAAGAGCGATGCCAAAGAATCCCAAAACATGACTACCGGTGATTCAGCAAAAACAACCGCGATCAAGCCTACGGGCACGGCGCCGGAATGGGGTAAAACCATGAAGCCTGAAATGCTCGCGGTTATCGAAAAACTGGGCAGTTACGGAGATAAACCTATTGAAACCCTGACGGCTCAGGAGGCCCGTAAAAATCACACACCTACTGATGCGGTGATGGATTTGGTAAAAGAGAACAACATTACCGTTCCGGCACCCAAAGTAGATACTACCGGTACCAATATTGACGTAACCGGCGGAAAAATTCATCTGCGGATGTACACTCCGAAAACAGGAAACGGACCTTTTCCGGTGATTGTTTATTACCACGGTGGTGGATTTGTAATTGCTGATCTTGACGTTTACAATGCGTCTGCACAAGGGTTAGCAGAACAAACCGGAGCTATCGTCGTTTCTGTTGCTTATCGTCAGGCACCGGAACATAAATTCCCGACCGCTCACAACGATGCTTTTGCCGCTTACGAGTGGGTGGTGAAAAATGCAGCCGGCTTCAAGGGTGATCCTAAGAAAATCGCGGTTGCCGGAGAAAGTGCCGGAGGGAATTTGGCCGCTAATGTTTCTATCATGGCCCGTGATAAAAAGATCATGCTGCCATTGCATCAGATTTTAGTGTATCCGATCGCGCAATCAGATATGAACACCGAGTCTTACGTAAAATATGCCAATGCAAAACCTTTGAATAAAGCAATGATGGCATGGTTTACAAAAAATTACGTAAATAGCATGGATGAAGCAAAAGATCCCAGAATTTCTCTGGTGAATGCCAATCTTAAAGGCCTGCTGCCTCCGACAACGATTATTACTGCAGAAATCGACCCGCTGAATCAGGACGGAAAAATGCTTGCTGAAAAGCTTTCCGCTGCCGGTGTTACAGTAGACAGTAAAGACTATACGGGGGTGACCCACGAATTTTTCGGGATGGCGATCATCGTTCCTGAAGCTAAGCAGGCACAGGCCTATGCCGTTGAAAAATTAAAAGCCGCTTTTAAATAG
- a CDS encoding helix-turn-helix domain-containing protein: protein MESSRICRLFGCTEEEIMEMYEAENLYPDVIMKWCKLLDYDFFRIYTQHLILYAPMVREKYGKPNGSPSVPCFRKNIYTREIIDFILDLLEKEKKTKQQIMDEYNIPKTTLYKWIQKYNN from the coding sequence ATGGAATCATCACGTATCTGCCGGTTATTCGGCTGTACGGAAGAAGAAATCATGGAAATGTACGAAGCAGAAAACCTTTATCCAGATGTCATCATGAAATGGTGTAAGCTTCTGGACTATGATTTTTTCAGAATCTACACCCAGCATCTTATCCTGTATGCTCCTATGGTGAGGGAGAAATATGGAAAACCTAACGGCAGCCCTTCGGTTCCATGTTTTAGGAAGAATATCTACACCCGGGAAATCATCGATTTTATTCTGGATCTTCTTGAAAAGGAAAAGAAAACGAAACAACAGATTATGGATGAATACAATATTCCGAAAACCACGCTGTATAAATGGATACAGAAATATAACAATTGA
- a CDS encoding helix-turn-helix domain-containing protein → MSRPNYKKIYTDIITMKYPDKMEDCRSILSKSTLSTMDIINLQKTLFGSENISAGQLNQLHKSYDRPTILSILKYQKEHRLNNSQVAEHFDLSRNTVAKWKKMFDKDERSEL, encoded by the coding sequence ATGAGCCGCCCAAATTATAAAAAGATTTATACGGATATTATTACCATGAAGTATCCCGACAAGATGGAGGACTGTCGCAGTATACTTTCCAAATCTACCCTGAGCACGATGGATATTATTAATCTACAAAAGACGCTTTTCGGTTCGGAGAATATTTCTGCCGGCCAGCTCAACCAACTTCACAAATCATATGACCGGCCTACGATTTTAAGTATTCTGAAATATCAGAAAGAGCACAGGCTGAACAATAGCCAGGTAGCTGAACATTTCGATCTGAGCAGGAACACTGTGGCCAAATGGAAAAAAATGTTTGACAAAGACGAAAGATCCGAACTCTAG
- a CDS encoding helix-turn-helix transcriptional regulator — protein sequence MIQLPKGQFYGETNFKRNVNSLTLTDTVYIHDFVDWHYHETPYFTFLLEGGLIEGYKKDRKNFTAGNILFHNWDECHYNHKPTKTARGFHLEIEPEFLKNYKVSLLNRQGNHTLQNPLLTILFYRLLTESKSKDPLSEMVIESSVLEIVSVLNNETVLDEKHIPRWVNQVKEILHENDSAALNLKEIANILTIHPVHLSRSFKKYFHCTLGEYIRRIKIEKAALGVLNSDQSLTAIAHECGFADQSHFIKMFKNYLRMNPSLFKKIQKAKC from the coding sequence ATGATACAGCTGCCGAAGGGACAATTTTACGGTGAAACCAATTTTAAAAGAAACGTGAATTCGCTAACGCTTACGGATACCGTCTATATCCATGATTTTGTAGACTGGCACTATCATGAGACGCCTTATTTTACTTTTCTGTTAGAGGGTGGTCTGATCGAAGGCTATAAAAAGGACAGGAAGAATTTCACGGCAGGGAATATTTTATTCCATAACTGGGATGAGTGCCATTATAACCATAAGCCTACTAAAACCGCCAGGGGATTTCATCTTGAAATAGAACCGGAATTTTTAAAAAATTATAAGGTCTCTCTACTTAACCGTCAGGGAAATCACACGCTGCAGAATCCATTGCTGACGATTTTATTTTACCGGTTGTTAACCGAAAGTAAATCCAAAGACCCGCTGAGCGAAATGGTTATTGAATCTTCGGTACTCGAAATTGTATCGGTTTTAAATAATGAAACGGTGCTTGACGAAAAGCATATACCGCGATGGGTAAACCAGGTAAAGGAAATCCTGCATGAAAATGACAGTGCTGCATTAAATCTCAAAGAGATTGCCAATATTCTGACCATTCACCCAGTTCATTTGTCCAGGAGTTTCAAAAAATACTTTCACTGTACTTTGGGAGAATATATAAGGAGAATAAAAATCGAGAAGGCAGCACTCGGTGTCCTCAACAGCGATCAGTCGTTGACTGCCATTGCCCATGAATGCGGGTTTGCCGACCAAAGTCATTTTATCAAAATGTTTAAAAACTATCTGCGGATGAATCCGTCTCTTTTTAAGAAAATACAAAAAGCTAAATGTTAA
- a CDS encoding serine hydrolase, with the protein MKNIILIACLSFISILNAHSRNLSLKQDSDSLYAANVGKILFLPSFKNLNQITKNDVISRYTFTPKSDLSFIAFFEKPLTAYTSSLSLDVKRDSLFKISNYQFAVWVDDKEIYRSNLLPGAPQRKVQDTALILNRPLIDNKNGQGSWSESFWNRFMNNGGENALQDGLHHLRLEIRPYVNRQNQIKTGPVMASGELILQVSRHPVIDIRHIALNAPKPYDGFPVSSKKFDTAKIKQLKGLIDEGIFKRINSIVVINGGKLQIEEYFNGEDRNTLHDPRSVGKSFVSTLMGIAIGNKIIENEDQKLSTFYDFKNNQYANDKGEATIKELLTMSSGFNGNDDDPESPGNEEKMYPINNWTEFVLNLPYDPALKNRWHYFTAGTVLLGDLLNRSVPGGLEKFADEKLFSSLNIKNYRWEYTPQQVPNTAGGIRMNALDFAKYGQLYKNNGLWNKKRIIPESWVKKTLTRQVMIPERKEEYYSYLFWNKKFNAKGRGVEAFYCAGNGGNYIIILKDLPVVVVITASAYGQTYAHTQVTEIIENYILPAIL; encoded by the coding sequence GTGAAAAATATAATCCTGATTGCCTGCTTATCGTTTATCTCTATTCTGAATGCGCACAGCCGAAATCTTTCATTAAAACAGGATTCGGATAGCCTGTATGCTGCAAATGTTGGAAAGATTCTGTTTCTTCCGTCTTTTAAAAATCTCAATCAGATCACAAAGAATGATGTTATAAGCCGGTATACTTTTACTCCCAAAAGTGATCTTTCTTTTATTGCATTTTTTGAGAAGCCGCTTACAGCGTACACTTCCTCGCTAAGTCTTGATGTAAAAAGGGATTCTCTGTTTAAGATCTCAAATTATCAGTTTGCTGTATGGGTGGACGATAAAGAAATATACCGAAGCAATCTTCTACCAGGAGCACCTCAGCGGAAGGTACAGGATACGGCACTGATTCTTAACAGGCCGTTGATTGACAATAAAAACGGGCAGGGTTCCTGGAGCGAATCCTTCTGGAACCGGTTTATGAATAACGGCGGGGAAAATGCACTGCAGGACGGCCTTCATCATCTGCGTCTGGAAATCCGTCCGTATGTAAACAGGCAGAATCAGATAAAAACCGGTCCGGTGATGGCAAGCGGCGAACTGATCTTACAGGTATCCCGGCATCCTGTAATCGATATCCGTCACATTGCATTGAATGCGCCCAAGCCTTACGACGGATTCCCGGTGTCTTCAAAAAAGTTTGACACAGCAAAAATAAAACAGCTGAAAGGGCTGATCGATGAGGGAATATTCAAACGGATCAACAGTATTGTGGTTATTAACGGAGGGAAACTTCAGATTGAAGAATATTTTAACGGCGAAGACCGAAATACCCTCCATGATCCCAGATCAGTTGGAAAATCTTTTGTTTCTACCCTGATGGGAATAGCTATCGGGAACAAAATCATTGAAAACGAAGATCAGAAGCTCAGCACTTTTTACGATTTTAAAAACAATCAGTATGCTAATGACAAGGGTGAGGCGACAATTAAAGAACTTTTAACGATGTCCTCCGGATTTAACGGCAACGACGATGATCCTGAATCTCCCGGAAATGAGGAAAAAATGTATCCGATAAATAACTGGACGGAATTTGTACTGAACCTGCCATACGATCCTGCTTTAAAGAACAGATGGCATTATTTTACGGCTGGTACGGTCCTGCTCGGTGATCTCCTGAACCGGTCAGTTCCCGGAGGATTGGAAAAGTTTGCAGATGAAAAACTCTTCAGTTCGTTAAATATTAAAAATTACCGCTGGGAATATACCCCGCAACAGGTTCCCAACACGGCCGGCGGAATCCGGATGAACGCGCTGGATTTTGCAAAATACGGGCAGCTCTACAAAAACAACGGCCTTTGGAATAAAAAACGGATCATTCCCGAATCCTGGGTTAAAAAAACGCTGACCCGGCAGGTAATGATTCCGGAGAGAAAAGAGGAATACTACAGCTACCTTTTCTGGAATAAAAAATTTAACGCAAAGGGTAGGGGAGTGGAAGCTTTTTACTGTGCAGGAAACGGAGGCAATTATATCATCATCCTTAAAGATCTTCCTGTTGTCGTGGTTATCACAGCAAGCGCATACGGCCAGACCTATGCCCATACCCAGGTTACAGAAATCATAGAAAACTATATTCTCCCAGCTATTCTTTAA
- a CDS encoding helix-turn-helix domain-containing protein, producing the protein MKQEFDLIKDCSQKLLAIHDTMEILNGKWKMSIIACLCYQPMRYSELLRDVKGISGKMLSRELKDLEINELITRTVLNTAPVAVEYQITEYGETLKQLTNTIAEWGITHRKRIISGMKANSSI; encoded by the coding sequence ATGAAACAAGAATTTGATTTAATAAAAGACTGCAGCCAGAAATTACTGGCCATTCACGATACGATGGAAATTTTAAACGGAAAATGGAAAATGTCCATTATTGCATGTTTATGTTATCAGCCCATGCGCTATTCCGAACTTCTGAGAGATGTGAAAGGTATTTCCGGCAAAATGCTGAGCCGTGAACTGAAAGACCTCGAAATAAACGAGCTGATTACGCGTACTGTTTTAAATACCGCTCCTGTCGCTGTAGAATATCAGATCACGGAATACGGAGAAACGCTAAAACAGCTTACCAACACCATAGCAGAATGGGGAATTACCCACAGAAAACGGATTATTTCCGGGATGAAAGCAAATTCTTCCATTTAA